One Candidatus Thermokryptus mobilis DNA window includes the following coding sequences:
- a CDS encoding cysteine desulfurase family protein yields MRRVYLDHAATTPIEPDVLKAMMPYFTEIFGNPSSVHQFGREAKVAIEEARERIANFINAKPSEIVFTSGGTEADNFAIFGIAIANLKRGKNHIITTQIEHHAVLDACMFLQKNGFDVTFLKVGSDGIIDPDDVKQAITPRTCLISVMHVNNEIGTIQPIEAIGQIAKEYGILFHTDAVQSFGKIDVDVDKLNVDLLSASAHKIYGPKGIGFLYIRSGVEIEKFHHGGSQEAGRRAGTESVPLIVGFGKAVEVCAERMINDFEHAKMLKERMLYKINDVFSEISDVLLLNGSVDKSIPHILNFSINSSKIEIDAEAIIYGLDIKGVAVSNGSACTSGSLRPSHVIMALGRDEKTALSTVRFSFGRANSIDDVDYAVEKFYEVVSGFVKLAVK; encoded by the coding sequence ATGAGAAGAGTTTATCTTGACCACGCAGCAACTACCCCGATTGAGCCCGATGTCCTAAAGGCGATGATGCCTTATTTTACGGAAATTTTCGGTAACCCATCCTCTGTTCATCAATTTGGCAGGGAAGCGAAAGTCGCTATTGAAGAAGCGAGGGAAAGGATAGCTAATTTTATAAATGCTAAGCCCTCTGAGATTGTGTTTACGAGTGGTGGAACTGAGGCGGATAATTTCGCTATTTTTGGAATTGCGATCGCAAATTTAAAAAGAGGTAAAAATCACATAATAACAACGCAAATTGAACATCACGCAGTTCTTGATGCGTGTATGTTTCTTCAGAAAAATGGGTTTGATGTGACTTTTCTAAAAGTTGGATCGGATGGGATTATTGACCCTGACGATGTTAAGCAAGCCATAACCCCGAGGACTTGTCTTATAAGTGTGATGCACGTAAATAATGAAATCGGAACTATTCAGCCAATTGAGGCGATAGGTCAAATTGCGAAGGAGTATGGCATTTTGTTTCATACAGATGCTGTTCAATCGTTTGGGAAGATTGATGTTGATGTGGATAAATTGAATGTTGATTTGCTTTCGGCATCGGCTCATAAAATTTATGGACCTAAAGGCATAGGTTTCCTTTACATCAGGAGTGGGGTTGAGATTGAAAAATTTCATCACGGTGGTTCGCAGGAAGCGGGAAGAAGGGCGGGGACAGAGAGCGTTCCATTAATAGTTGGATTTGGTAAGGCGGTTGAAGTTTGCGCTGAACGGATGATAAATGATTTTGAGCATGCAAAGATGTTGAAGGAAAGAATGCTTTATAAAATAAACGATGTTTTCAGTGAAATTAGTGATGTGCTTCTTTTGAATGGTTCGGTTGATAAGTCAATACCTCATATATTGAATTTTTCAATTAATTCAAGTAAAATAGAGATAGATGCTGAAGCTATTATTTACGGGCTTGATATTAAAGGTGTTGCTGTTTCAAATGGTTCTGCTTGCACATCTGGAAGTTTAAGACCTTCACATGTTATAATGGCTCTTGGACGGGATGAAAAAACAGCTCTTTCAACTGTGCGGTTCTCGTTCGGTAGAGCAAATAGCATTGATGATGTTGATTATGCAGTGGAAAAGTTTTATGAGGTTGTTTCAGGTTTCGTTAAGTTAGCGGTCAAATAA
- a CDS encoding TonB-dependent receptor — MWNRYPWILGLILISSITLLSQESLIKGKVIDLETGQPIPNANVVVVGTLMGSSSDDNGEFEIKVKPGIYEVEVKVIGYEVERKRVVIEKGKISYVEFQLKQSYVEFSEVEVLADYKTKRIVDVRPSFVEVEPRTVKVGAGFGEDVFRMLRTLPGVFAPTDFGTNFVVRGGSPDENLIIIDGIEVYNPYRLYGFVSMFNPDAVGEFNFMSGGFPAKYGDRLSAVLDVGAREGRRDKIFSSMVNVNLTNANLIFEGKLPLNGSWIFSTRRTYYDLILEPIAEKTKLVNGDVTFPNFYDFQMKLTFEPFEKQKFNFIGIFSRDAMNVITGQNFDRPDSIAVNDLSYNKTFGFSWSYSLGKNSFVKFMASWYENSGESKFGGEILDPSYDAQGKIVPDDATFFKIDTWSNYSIRKTALSFDLSYYFGRHLIEIGFGSHLINSELKYVLKMDEQLKMFLKSLGFFSAPEIFNYAEKYSKYNFYIQDRIKFGSKFIVQPGLRFDYYGIIGKSYISPRLNILYNFDVLTSLRFAYGWYYQSPGYEKIYDQNTFFDFTKAEGLNAEMSKHYVLGVERWLTSDVLFRVESYYKDFDNLIVRKRVQGTKWVSDRIPDHPITDRRGWSDPYLVVVPDSVTSIPVNMGDGKAYGFEIFLEKRKVKTKVYGWVSYSYSIARRKIYGVDIPFIFDQRHTFNVVLNWRLSRKFDLSFTWMYGSNYPYTEPVGLKPRIMVTDSSVWIATVKDKVILDIDYGGLSNFFNSRKPPYHRLDVRFTYNTKFFGSDMDIYIDVMNVYNRKNIVGYDFSVSDGKIKRRAISSLPILPTLGISVKF, encoded by the coding sequence GTGTGGAATAGATATCCCTGGATTTTGGGGTTGATTTTAATTTCCTCAATTACATTGCTTTCTCAAGAATCGCTGATAAAAGGAAAAGTTATTGATTTAGAGACGGGACAGCCAATCCCAAATGCCAATGTTGTAGTTGTTGGGACTCTGATGGGTTCATCAAGTGACGATAACGGTGAGTTTGAGATAAAGGTCAAGCCAGGGATTTATGAGGTTGAGGTGAAAGTTATAGGTTATGAAGTTGAAAGAAAAAGAGTTGTGATTGAGAAGGGGAAGATATCGTATGTTGAATTCCAATTGAAGCAAAGTTATGTTGAGTTCAGTGAAGTTGAAGTTTTAGCTGATTATAAAACGAAGCGTATTGTGGATGTCAGACCAAGTTTTGTTGAGGTTGAGCCAAGGACTGTAAAGGTAGGCGCTGGTTTTGGTGAAGATGTTTTTAGGATGTTAAGGACATTGCCAGGGGTTTTTGCGCCAACTGATTTTGGGACTAATTTTGTTGTGCGTGGTGGATCACCAGACGAAAACTTGATAATAATTGACGGTATAGAGGTTTATAATCCCTATCGCTTGTATGGTTTTGTGAGCATGTTCAATCCGGATGCGGTTGGGGAATTTAACTTTATGAGTGGTGGTTTCCCTGCAAAATATGGGGATAGATTGTCTGCGGTCCTTGATGTGGGCGCTCGTGAGGGAAGAAGAGATAAAATTTTTTCAAGCATGGTAAATGTCAATCTCACAAACGCTAATTTGATTTTTGAGGGAAAACTGCCTTTAAACGGCTCCTGGATTTTCTCAACGAGGAGAACTTATTATGATTTAATCCTTGAACCGATAGCTGAAAAGACTAAGCTTGTAAACGGTGATGTGACATTCCCGAATTTTTACGATTTTCAAATGAAATTGACCTTTGAGCCGTTTGAAAAACAAAAGTTTAACTTTATTGGCATCTTCAGCCGTGATGCTATGAATGTCATAACGGGTCAGAATTTTGATCGCCCAGATAGCATAGCCGTAAATGACCTATCTTACAATAAAACATTCGGTTTCTCCTGGAGCTATTCCCTTGGGAAAAATTCCTTTGTTAAGTTTATGGCTTCTTGGTATGAGAATTCCGGTGAGAGTAAATTTGGTGGTGAAATCCTTGACCCCTCGTATGATGCACAGGGGAAAATCGTCCCTGATGACGCAACCTTTTTTAAGATAGATACTTGGTCAAATTATTCAATTCGTAAAACAGCCCTTTCGTTTGATCTGAGCTATTATTTCGGCAGGCACTTGATAGAGATTGGTTTTGGAAGTCATCTGATTAATTCGGAATTGAAATATGTTTTAAAAATGGATGAACAGCTTAAAATGTTTTTGAAGTCGCTTGGTTTCTTTTCCGCTCCAGAGATTTTTAACTATGCCGAAAAGTATTCAAAATACAACTTTTACATTCAGGACAGGATAAAATTTGGTTCAAAGTTTATCGTTCAACCCGGGTTGAGGTTTGATTATTATGGGATAATTGGGAAAAGTTACATTTCACCACGCTTGAACATCCTTTACAATTTTGATGTTCTGACGAGTTTAAGGTTTGCTTATGGATGGTATTATCAATCGCCCGGTTATGAGAAAATTTACGATCAAAACACATTTTTTGATTTCACAAAAGCGGAAGGATTAAATGCTGAGATGTCAAAGCATTATGTTTTGGGGGTTGAAAGATGGCTGACTTCTGATGTTCTTTTCAGAGTTGAAAGTTATTACAAGGACTTTGATAACCTCATCGTAAGAAAGCGTGTTCAGGGGACGAAATGGGTATCGGATAGAATACCTGATCATCCGATAACTGACAGGCGAGGTTGGAGCGACCCTTATCTTGTGGTTGTGCCTGATTCGGTTACATCAATCCCTGTTAATATGGGTGATGGGAAGGCGTATGGGTTTGAAATTTTTCTTGAAAAGAGAAAAGTTAAAACAAAGGTTTACGGTTGGGTTTCTTACTCTTACTCTATTGCTAGGAGGAAGATTTACGGGGTTGATATACCGTTTATATTTGACCAAAGACATACATTTAATGTTGTTTTGAATTGGAGGTTGAGCCGAAAGTTTGATTTAAGCTTTACCTGGATGTATGGTTCAAATTATCCTTATACTGAGCCAGTTGGGTTAAAGCCGAGGATAATGGTGACAGATTCTTCTGTTTGGATTGCGACTGTAAAGGACAAAGTTATACTTGATATTGACTATGGTGGGTTGAGCAATTTCTTCAATTCAAGAAAGCCACCTTATCATCGGCTTGATGTCAGGTTTACTTATAATACGAAATTTTTCGGATCGGATATGGACATTTACATTGATGTTATGAATGTTTACAACAGAAAGAATATCGTTGGTTATGATTTTAGTGTTTCGGATGGAAAGATAAAAAGGCGCGCGATCAGTTCACTTCCGATTTTGCCAACGCTTGGAATAAGTGTTAAGTTTTAA
- the amrS gene encoding AmmeMemoRadiSam system radical SAM enzyme: MYSEVQTLRDVLIKNSREGELYRKIDDKRIECFACGHRCKIPEGRSGVCKVRFNSGGKLLVPWGYVTSLALDPIEKKPFFHVYPGSYTLSFGMLGCDFHCDYCQNWVTSQALRDPVAGILPDFITPEEIVEIALKYKSKIITSTYNEPLITSEWAVGIFKIAKKYGIRGAYVSNGNATPEVLDYLRPYVDFYKVDLKTFNDLNYRKLGGRLSVVLDTIKMLVEKGFWVEVVTLVVPGFNDSESELRDIAKFLASVSPNIPWHVTAFHKDYKMTDPDNTRPEQLIRAAEIGYEEGLRFVYAGNIPGYVDKYENTYCYNCGALLVERFGFRVVRNKIESGRCYKCGIDIPGFWG; encoded by the coding sequence ATGTACAGCGAGGTTCAAACATTAAGAGATGTTTTGATTAAAAACTCAAGAGAAGGTGAGCTTTACAGAAAGATTGACGACAAAAGAATTGAATGCTTCGCTTGTGGTCATAGGTGTAAAATACCGGAGGGGAGAAGTGGTGTTTGTAAGGTTAGATTTAACTCTGGGGGCAAACTTCTCGTCCCGTGGGGATATGTGACATCACTTGCGCTTGATCCAATTGAAAAGAAACCGTTTTTCCATGTTTATCCTGGAAGTTATACCTTGAGTTTTGGAATGTTAGGTTGCGATTTCCACTGCGATTATTGTCAAAATTGGGTTACATCTCAAGCACTAAGGGACCCGGTTGCTGGCATCCTGCCTGATTTTATTACGCCTGAAGAAATAGTTGAGATTGCTTTGAAATATAAAAGCAAAATTATAACGAGCACATATAATGAGCCACTTATAACATCTGAATGGGCTGTTGGAATTTTCAAAATAGCAAAGAAATACGGAATTCGCGGGGCTTATGTCTCAAATGGAAATGCAACGCCTGAGGTTCTTGATTATTTGCGACCCTATGTTGATTTTTATAAAGTTGACCTGAAGACATTTAACGATTTGAACTATAGAAAACTTGGCGGGAGGTTAAGCGTTGTCCTTGACACGATAAAGATGCTTGTTGAAAAAGGATTTTGGGTTGAAGTTGTTACGCTTGTTGTCCCCGGGTTTAACGATTCGGAATCTGAGTTGAGGGATATCGCAAAGTTTCTTGCCAGTGTTTCACCGAACATACCTTGGCATGTGACCGCGTTTCATAAGGATTATAAAATGACAGATCCAGACAATACAAGACCAGAGCAACTTATAAGGGCAGCTGAAATAGGTTATGAAGAAGGTTTGAGATTTGTTTATGCTGGGAATATCCCCGGATATGTTGATAAATATGAAAACACGTATTGTTATAATTGCGGTGCTTTGCTCGTTGAGAGATTTGGTTTTAGAGTGGTGAGAAATAAAATTGAAAGTGGGAGGTGCTATAAGTGTGGAATAGATATCCCTGGATTTTGGGGTTGA